TCACCCGGTACCGCAGGCTGGCCGAGCCGGTGCTCTGGGTGGCGAACGCCCTGCAGACCGTGCCGGCGCTGGCGCTGATCGGGTTCGTGATGATCTTCCTCGGTCTCACCCCGGCCACGGGCATCACCGTGCTCTTCCTGTACACCCTGATGCCGATCATCCGGTCGACCTACACGGCGATCATCAACATCGACCCGGCCCTGATCGAGTCCGCGACGGGCATGGGCATGACCCGCTGGCAGATCCTGCGCATCGTGCAACTGCCGCTGGCGCTCTCCGTGGCGCTGGTCGGCGTGCGCCTGGCCATGGTGATCGCGATCGGCACCGCCTCCATCATGTCCCTGGCCGGCGCCGGCGGCCTCGGTTCGGAGATCTTCGCCGGCATCGACCGGGTGCAGGACAAGATGATCCTGGCCGGTGCCCTGCCCGCGGCGCTGCTCGCCATCCTGGCCGACCTGGGGATGAGCGCCCTGGAGCGCCGGCTGACGCCCCGGGGGCTGCGCCAGGCGTGACCGGCGCTCCGCACATGGGCGCCCCAAGCGCCGACCGACGCGCCGGGGCTCGCGCCCGGCGTGGTTGGTACTCAAATCCACCAAGGAGGGTTTATCCTTATATGCTTAAGCGTCGAATAGCCTACGCGTTCACTGCCCTTCTGCTCTCCGCCGCCCTGCTGGCCGGCTGCGGCGGCGCCAGGTCGTCCGGCGCCGGCGACACGGTGGTCGTCGGCTCCAAGGACTTCACGGAGAATATCCTGCTGGGCGAGATCGCCGCCCAGCTGCTCGAGAGCAAGACCGACCTGAAGGTGGTGCGCAAGCTCAACCTGGGCGGGACCACCGTCAACTTCAACGGCCTGAAGACCGGCGACCTCACCCTGTACGCCGAATACGACGGCACCGGCTACAGCGCCCACCTCGGCCACACCGAGCCGATCACCGATCCCGACGCCCTGTTTGATCAGGTGAAGAAGGAGTTTGAGGAGAAGTTCGGCCTCACCTGGTCCGAGCCCCTGGGCCTGAACAACACGTATACGCTGGCCGTCCCGCGGGCGCTGGCCGAACAGTACAACCTGAAGACCTACTCCGACCTGCTGGCGGTGGACGAGCAGCTGGTCTTCGGCACCACCAACGAGTTCATGGGCCGGACGGTGGACGGGTACGAGCCGCTGGTGCGGACCTACGGCTTCCAGTTCAAGGACGTGGCCACCATGCAGACCGGCCTGCGCTACAAGGCCATCGAGAACGGCGACATCCAGATCATGGACGCCTACGCCACCGACGGCAAGCTGAAGGAGTTCGACATGGTCATCCTCGAGGACGACAAGAACTTCTTCCCGCCGTACAAGGGCGCCTACGTCATCCGCATGGACGCCGTGGAGGCCCACCCCGAGATCCTTGAGACCCTCAACCTGCTGGGGGGCAAGCTGCCCGACGAGACCATGCAGGAGCTGAACTACCGGGTCGAGGTCCTGGAGGAGCCCGTAGACCAGGTCGCCCGCGACTTCCTGAAGAGCGCCGGGCTGATCGACTGAACCAGGACGGCGTCAGCCGTGTCCACCGATGGAGACAGGCTGGTGCCTGGTCGGCTGACCACGCAGACCCAAGCCGCAGACACGACGCTGCCGAACGGCGGCTGATCCCGCGCACCTGAGCAAGAGACACGGCGCTGCCACCCGGCTCACACGGCCGGGTGGCAGCTTATGTGCGCAGCAAGCCTTGTCGTACAGAGCGTTTTCCTTCTATTATTTAACGGACGATGTGCTGTGCTGGAGGAATGATCATGCCCTATTGGTTTGCTGCACTACAGGAAGCATTTGTGCACTACTGGGTGGCCTGGGCGGTCTTCGCAGGCCAGCTGCTGGTCACGTGGGTCGTCGCCGGCCTGGCGCGGCGGGTGATGCGCTGGACCGCGGGCAAGCTGGTATCCAGGTCCAACACCACCCTGGACGACCGGCTGGTGGAGGCGGGCACCGGTCCGGTGCGCTGGACGATCCTCGCGCTCGGCCTGCGGTTCGCGATGACCACGCTGGGCGGCGCCATCCCCGCGTTCGGGCCCGGCGGGCTGTTGGCCGTACAGTTCGGCGTGGCCGGCAAGCTGGTGGAGGGCCTCGCCGCGCTGACCATCGCGGCGCTGGTGAACGCGCTGGCCATCGCCGCACTGGACTGGTACCTGACTGAGCTCGCGGCCCGGAGCGACGCACCCTGGAGCCGCCAGCTCCTGCCGACGCTCCGGAAGGTGGTGACGGCGGCGATCTACTTCCTGGCGTTCTCCGTGGTGCTGCAGCTCTTCGACATCTCCATATCGGCCCTGGTCGCCACCGCCGGCGTGGCCTCCGCGGC
The Symbiobacterium terraclitae genome window above contains:
- a CDS encoding ABC transporter permease — encoded protein: MELLQELMQYVGTQWPRLLVLTGQHLKLALLAVFYGVLAGVPLGYLITRYRRLAEPVLWVANALQTVPALALIGFVMIFLGLTPATGITVLFLYTLMPIIRSTYTAIINIDPALIESATGMGMTRWQILRIVQLPLALSVALVGVRLAMVIAIGTASIMSLAGAGGLGSEIFAGIDRVQDKMILAGALPAALLAILADLGMSALERRLTPRGLRQA
- a CDS encoding glycine betaine ABC transporter substrate-binding protein → MLKRRIAYAFTALLLSAALLAGCGGARSSGAGDTVVVGSKDFTENILLGEIAAQLLESKTDLKVVRKLNLGGTTVNFNGLKTGDLTLYAEYDGTGYSAHLGHTEPITDPDALFDQVKKEFEEKFGLTWSEPLGLNNTYTLAVPRALAEQYNLKTYSDLLAVDEQLVFGTTNEFMGRTVDGYEPLVRTYGFQFKDVATMQTGLRYKAIENGDIQIMDAYATDGKLKEFDMVILEDDKNFFPPYKGAYVIRMDAVEAHPEILETLNLLGGKLPDETMQELNYRVEVLEEPVDQVARDFLKSAGLID